The following coding sequences lie in one Lacerta agilis isolate rLacAgi1 chromosome 4, rLacAgi1.pri, whole genome shotgun sequence genomic window:
- the C2CD3 gene encoding C2 domain-containing protein 3, giving the protein MKQRKAKAAGPARPGSGRKKKDVSDISPSTSLPPLVEGQLRCFLKLTISKILWMVAKPPSSFLIRVRWWGETSDGTAFVPRDTSQAEQKNLKTTTRYPVRCGPKQFVSYLTDMGALILEVMAKPDHLPIGRVQINGLAQLSPSHPISGFFTIVSPTSEKLGELQVSLVLEPLSETYDSNSSIPNTDVSVSAGLSVQGTKETADSNPFLAPSQLHRPASTNIVGRESASSSRATTPRGKDHLYFQENSENLKEGFFRPQHRHLQGHNDSVNANDPKQQELFSGGSDLEAQVRLAKESPKPAHVLSCDNPPTKDLISALLDRGNRLRNAMVVSAMTSNPDPNTQLYELQPIKQDVSKLIEKNIKNLHPGLISAVEEPLHPLPDGSEFDLHAENRAIQLLLGSSGSSPLRHLDGTGSPLECISPGSEVYDSELNDPHYDQSLLENLFYTARVSARGVSPTAA; this is encoded by the exons ATGAAGCAGAGGAAGGCCAAGGCGGCTGGCCCGGCCCGGCCGGGGTCTGGCCGCAAGAAGAAAG ACGTCAGTGATATCTCCCCCTCTACAAGTTTGCCGCCTCTTGTAGAAGGACAACTGCGCTGCTTTCTGAAGCTGACCATTAGCAAAATCTTATGGATGGTTGCCAAGCCACCTTCTTCCTTCCTTATCCGGgtgaggtggtggggagaaaCCTCGGACGGTACAGCCTTTGTTCCCCGGGATACATCGCAGGCCGAGCAAAAAAACCTCAAAACTACGACCCGCTACCCAGTTCGGTGTGGACCAAAACAGTTTGTCTCCTATCTGACAG ATATGGGTGCTCTAATCCTGGAAGTAATGGCCAAACCAGATCACCTTCCAATTGGCCGGGTGCAAATCAATGGGCTGGCACAGCTCTCTCCAAGTCACCCAATCAGCGGATTTTTCACCATTGTCTCACCGACATCTGAGAAGCTGGGAGAGCTGCAG GTATCGCTTGTTCTGGAACCGCTGTCTGAAACCTACGACAGCAACAGCTCCATCCCAAACACAGATGTCAGCGTCAGTGCTGGTTTATCAGTCCAGGGGACCAAAGAAACGGCTGACTCTAACCCATTCCTTGCACCCTCGCAGCTTCACAGGCCGGCTAGCACGAATATCGTTGGAAGAGAGTCCGCTAGCAGTAGTAGGGCCACCAcaccaag gggcaaGGATCACTTGTACTTTCAAGAGAACTCCGAGAACCTAAAAGAAGGGTTTTTTCGACCTCAGCACCGCCACCTCCAAGGGCACAATGATTCTGTCAATGCAAATGACCCCAAACAACAAGAGTTGTTTTCCGGTGGCTCTGATCTTGAGGCTCAAGTGAGGTTGGCTAAGGAAAGTCCCAAACCTGCACATGTTCTTTCTTGTGACAACCCACCCACAAAAGATCTCAtttcag cccttttGGATAGAGGCAATAGACTCCGAAACGCTATGGTGGTGTCTGCAATGACATCGAATCCAGATCCCAATACACAGCTTTATGAACTTCAACCCATAAAGCAGGACGTCTCCAAACTAATTGAAAA GAATATTAAAAACCTGCACCCTGGCCTCATATCTGCCGTTGAAGAGCCTCTTCATCCACTGCCTGATGGCTCAGAATTTGATTTACATGCTGAAAACAGAGCGATCCAGCTCTTGCTGGGCAG TTCTGGTTCTTCCCCTCTGCGCCATTTGGATGGTACAGGCTCTCCCCTGGAATGTATCTCTCCCGGGAGTGAGGTGTACGACAGTGAGCTGAACGACCCCCACTATGACCAGAGCCTGCTGGAAAACTTGTTCTACACGGCTCGAGTAAGCGCCAGAGGCGT AAGTCCGACAGCAGCTTAA